The following coding sequences lie in one Bacteroidota bacterium genomic window:
- a CDS encoding DUF420 domain-containing protein, with product MSDKAVFRVVMGISIFVFVAVVILNKKILPVPEVIPDFVYKLPKLNAMINGTCTLLLLLSLYMIKQKNIVVHKKLNIFAFVLSSLFLVSYITYHWMAQETAYPAEAPARSVYLMILISHIILAALVLPLILLSFYYGLKAQSEGGVEYIKKHRKLTRWSYPIWLYVTITGVVVYVMISPFYTH from the coding sequence ATGAGTGATAAAGCAGTTTTTAGAGTAGTAATGGGCATTTCCATTTTTGTTTTTGTTGCAGTAGTGATCCTCAACAAAAAAATATTGCCTGTTCCGGAAGTGATTCCTGATTTTGTTTACAAACTACCTAAACTCAATGCGATGATAAATGGTACCTGTACCTTGTTGTTGCTTTTATCATTATACATGATTAAACAAAAAAACATTGTTGTCCATAAGAAGTTAAACATCTTTGCTTTTGTATTATCGTCACTTTTCTTGGTTTCCTATATTACCTATCATTGGATGGCACAAGAAACAGCTTACCCTGCTGAGGCGCCCGCAAGATCAGTTTATTTGATGATATTAATCAGTCATATTATTTTGGCTGCATTGGTTTTACCCCTAATTTTGTTATCGTTTTATTATGGTTTAAAAGCACAGAGTGAAGGAGGAGTGGAGTACATTAAAAAGCATAGAAAATTAACCCGCTGGAGTTACCCCATTTGGTTGTATGTAACAATAACAGGTGTTGTTGTTTATGTGATGATTTCTCCTTTTTATACGCATTAA
- a CDS encoding T9SS type A sorting domain-containing protein, whose protein sequence is MIKFTSKSVPILLSFLFNYLSSSAQTIAAGGLQSLAICNDSIAWAWGQNSYGELGNGTTIGSNLPLQVSFLSDVTAIAGGYDHSIALKSNGTVWTWGRNTEGQLGNGNNINSSIPIQVTSLSNIIAIASGHHFSLALKNDGTVWTWGDNDNGQLGDSTNTNSNLPVQAYFLTDIISISSLADHFLALKNDSTVWACGSNSFGQLGDGTTVDSNFPIQITALSGISKIACGYYHSLALKSDSTIWSWGYNLNGQLGDGTNINSSIPNQVSSLFPVKAIAGGFIHSLAIKSDGTIWTWGGNGNGQLGNGSFTSSNIPLQVSSLSSITSIAGNAHSLALKNDGTLWAFGYNAAGQLGDGSTTTRTIPIQVNSLCPVINNIIENNEHQYFSVYPNPSNGKFTIDDSYLKDKIKAIKIYTILGETVFNQIYVKEVNISELPRGVYIVELSNKKNTYKKRIIIQ, encoded by the coding sequence ATGATAAAATTTACTTCAAAATCGGTACCCATACTACTCTCTTTTCTATTTAATTACCTATCGAGTTCTGCACAAACAATTGCTGCTGGTGGGCTCCAATCTCTTGCTATATGCAACGATAGTATTGCATGGGCATGGGGGCAGAATAGTTATGGTGAACTTGGAAATGGAACAACAATAGGAAGTAATCTTCCTTTACAAGTTAGTTTTCTTTCAGATGTGACAGCTATTGCAGGAGGTTATGACCATTCTATTGCTCTAAAAAGTAACGGCACGGTGTGGACTTGGGGGAGAAATACAGAAGGTCAATTAGGAAATGGTAATAATATAAATAGTAGCATTCCTATTCAAGTAACATCTCTTTCAAATATTATAGCAATAGCTTCGGGACATCATTTTTCTTTAGCGCTTAAAAATGATGGGACTGTTTGGACGTGGGGAGATAATGATAATGGGCAATTAGGAGACTCTACAAATACAAATAGTAATCTTCCTGTACAGGCTTATTTTCTAACAGATATTATTTCCATTTCTTCTCTAGCAGACCACTTTCTAGCACTAAAAAATGATAGCACAGTATGGGCTTGTGGAAGCAACTCTTTTGGTCAGCTAGGCGATGGAACAACCGTTGATAGCAATTTTCCAATTCAAATAACAGCTCTGTCTGGAATCTCAAAAATTGCTTGCGGATACTATCATTCTCTCGCATTAAAAAGCGATAGTACTATTTGGTCCTGGGGTTATAATTTAAATGGACAACTCGGTGACGGCACAAATATAAATAGCAGTATTCCTAATCAAGTTTCATCTCTTTTTCCAGTTAAGGCAATTGCCGGAGGATTTATTCATTCGCTTGCAATAAAAAGTGATGGAACAATTTGGACCTGGGGTGGAAATGGAAATGGTCAACTTGGAAATGGCAGTTTTACATCTAGCAATATTCCTCTGCAAGTAAGTTCTCTCTCTAGTATTACTTCAATCGCTGGAAATGCACACTCCTTAGCATTAAAAAACGATGGAACACTTTGGGCCTTTGGATATAATGCAGCTGGCCAACTTGGTGATGGATCAACAACTACCAGAACCATTCCTATTCAAGTAAATAGTTTATGTCCAGTTATAAATAATATAATTGAGAACAATGAACATCAATATTTTTCAGTTTATCCCAATCCATCAAACGGAAAATTCACAATTGACGATTCATACTTAAAAGACAAAATTAAGGCAATTAAAATCTATACTATTCTTGGAGAAACAGTTTTTAATCAAATTTATGTTAAGGAAGTAAATATTTCAGAACTGCCTAGAGGAGTATATATTGTAGAATTGAGCAATAAAAAAAATACTTATAAGAAAAGAATAATCATTCAGTGA
- a CDS encoding tetratricopeptide repeat protein: MEYYSMALKVRRENNDDNGTALTLNNIGSVYEDQKLYDKAYTCFEESLEIRKKLKDRYGLAVSLYSMGSNHCSRNLFAKGFEYYNQALQISKEIGSKDLMSRGYEMMAFAYQSQHNYQKAYEYQGLLMNMKDSIFNAESSRQMNELQTKYESEKKQKEIELLTKNDEIKELELNKNKLWMVVLIIAVLLILLLTGFLYNRYQLKQKANDLLEHRNSEITLQKKEITDSINYAKRIQESILPPVDHWKKILPESFIFYRPKDIVSGDFYWIEQKGDTICFAAVDCTGHGVPGALMSVVGFNLLTQAVNEVGLLKPSEILKHLDAGVTKTLRQSETGKGVKDGMDLSLCTLNLKTLELQYAGAFNSLYYITNGALNEIKADKFPIGVNLDGRVDNYQNHTIQLKKGDCVYLYSDGYADQFGGPKGKKFKYKKLKELLTEISNDKIERQQHIIETTFDDWKGPLEQVDDVVIIGLKI, from the coding sequence TTGGAATACTATTCCATGGCGCTGAAAGTGAGAAGAGAAAACAATGACGACAATGGAACAGCTCTTACCTTAAATAATATTGGCAGTGTGTATGAGGATCAAAAGCTGTACGACAAGGCATATACTTGTTTTGAAGAATCGCTGGAGATTCGTAAAAAATTAAAAGATCGTTATGGGTTAGCTGTTTCACTTTACAGCATGGGCTCCAACCATTGCTCCCGCAACTTGTTTGCAAAAGGATTTGAATACTATAACCAAGCCTTGCAAATATCAAAGGAGATTGGCTCTAAAGATTTGATGAGTAGAGGCTACGAAATGATGGCCTTTGCATATCAGTCGCAGCACAATTATCAAAAAGCATACGAGTACCAAGGTTTGTTGATGAACATGAAGGATTCCATTTTTAATGCCGAGTCGAGCCGACAAATGAATGAGCTTCAAACAAAATACGAGAGTGAAAAAAAGCAAAAAGAAATTGAACTGCTTACCAAAAATGATGAAATAAAGGAACTGGAATTAAATAAAAACAAACTCTGGATGGTGGTATTAATCATCGCAGTATTGTTGATTTTATTGCTTACCGGCTTTTTATACAACCGCTATCAGTTAAAACAAAAAGCAAACGATTTATTAGAACACCGCAATTCCGAAATCACCTTACAGAAAAAAGAAATTACGGATAGCATTAACTATGCGAAGCGTATTCAAGAATCTATTCTGCCTCCGGTAGATCATTGGAAAAAAATATTACCCGAAAGTTTTATTTTTTATCGCCCGAAAGACATTGTGAGTGGTGATTTTTATTGGATTGAGCAAAAAGGTGATACCATTTGTTTTGCAGCTGTGGATTGCACCGGACACGGAGTGCCGGGCGCTTTAATGAGTGTAGTAGGATTTAACTTGTTGACACAAGCAGTAAACGAAGTGGGATTGTTAAAGCCTTCCGAAATTTTAAAACACCTGGATGCCGGTGTTACAAAAACATTACGTCAATCCGAAACGGGCAAAGGTGTAAAAGATGGAATGGATTTATCCTTGTGTACATTGAATCTAAAAACACTGGAGCTGCAATATGCCGGAGCATTTAATTCGTTATACTATATCACCAATGGTGCATTGAACGAAATAAAAGCAGATAAATTTCCGATTGGTGTAAACCTGGATGGAAGGGTTGACAATTATCAAAACCACACCATTCAATTGAAAAAAGGAGATTGTGTGTATTTGTATAGCGATGGGTATGCCGATCAGTTTGGTGGCCCCAAAGGCAAAAAATTCAAATACAAAAAATTGAAAGAATTATTAACTGAAATTTCTAACGACAAGATTGAGCGTCAGCAGCATATTATTGAAACCACCTTTGATGATTGGAAAGGGCCTTTGGAGCAGGTGGATGATGTTGTGATTATCGGATTAAAAATCTAA
- a CDS encoding tetratricopeptide repeat protein: MNKIKTTFLLLFSMLCLSQISFAQKTDKLIDSLKTEIAKATADTTKINLLNEIAHEYVSNDSTLAHQNAAEALALAKKIKYKKGEMNSYSVLGLILYYSSNYDQALEYHQMAKKMAEELGDKSRLAVALNNIGLIYDDKADYNKALKYYMESLALVEDTEKGKWQMGSTLNNIALIYQIQKKYDEALEFHNRSLAIKKEINNQKGIGSSLHNIGLVYKLKGS; encoded by the coding sequence ATGAATAAAATAAAAACTACTTTTCTACTACTCTTCTCGATGTTATGCTTGAGCCAAATTTCTTTTGCTCAAAAAACCGACAAACTAATTGATAGCTTGAAAACGGAAATAGCAAAAGCGACTGCCGACACCACTAAAATTAATTTGTTAAATGAAATTGCTCACGAATATGTTTCTAACGATTCAACCTTAGCGCACCAAAATGCTGCCGAAGCACTTGCCCTTGCTAAAAAAATAAAATATAAAAAAGGGGAGATGAATTCCTATAGTGTGCTCGGACTTATCCTCTACTATAGTAGCAACTACGACCAGGCATTGGAATACCACCAAATGGCAAAAAAAATGGCCGAGGAGCTGGGTGATAAATCGAGATTAGCTGTTGCCCTTAATAATATTGGATTAATCTACGATGATAAAGCAGATTATAACAAAGCTTTAAAATATTATATGGAATCGCTGGCCTTGGTGGAAGACACTGAAAAAGGCAAATGGCAGATGGGTAGCACGCTGAACAACATTGCATTGATTTATCAAATACAAAAAAAATACGATGAGGCGTTGGAATTTCACAACCGCTCATTGGCAATTAAAAAAGAAATAAATAATCAAAAAGGCATTGGCAGCTCCTTGCACAACATTGGCTTGGTATACAAACTGAAAGGGAGTTGA
- a CDS encoding tetratricopeptide repeat protein, with product MKHFLSILFLSISLLGSAQVNVDSLIKIWKNPSKPDTSRMEALSTLSFEAYIYSNTDSSFYYAQQLFDYAKKVGNKKYQGQALNTQGTTFYFKGDYANAIDYFTRSLKIREEIGDKKGEASCINNMGAIYTDLKNLDKALEYYKRSLKIREEVGDKNGMAASYNNLGSIYSSNGENTLAIEYYTRSLKIREELGDNVGIATAYNNIGSIYYDLKDIKKARDYYNRGLKIREQVGDIRGQAMSFYNLGKTYHDEADYKTAIELYEKGLKIAKESEAVLHMSHLSFALFKCYKQTGRYKESLAMHELYTQMNDSMQSENSQREVMQQEMQSAYEKQKALDEKEREKEIAIAAEQKQKQNIILYSTAGGLILVILFSLFVINRLRITRKQKTIIEEQKNIVDEKQKEILDSIQYAKRIQQSLLPNENYIHKNLKRLLKDKKT from the coding sequence ATGAAACATTTTTTATCCATACTATTCCTTTCTATAAGTTTACTTGGGAGCGCTCAAGTGAATGTCGACAGCCTAATTAAGATCTGGAAGAATCCGAGTAAACCGGATACTTCACGAATGGAGGCGCTTTCTACTCTTAGCTTTGAAGCTTACATTTATTCCAACACCGATAGTTCATTTTATTATGCACAACAACTGTTTGATTATGCAAAAAAAGTGGGCAATAAAAAATATCAAGGTCAGGCTTTAAATACACAAGGCACCACCTTTTATTTTAAAGGCGATTATGCAAATGCAATCGACTATTTTACAAGAAGCTTAAAAATTAGAGAAGAGATTGGAGATAAAAAAGGGGAGGCATCCTGTATCAACAATATGGGTGCTATTTATACGGATCTGAAGAATTTAGATAAAGCACTTGAATACTATAAAAGGAGTTTAAAAATAAGAGAGGAAGTAGGCGATAAGAATGGCATGGCGGCTTCGTATAATAACCTTGGATCCATCTATTCCTCGAATGGTGAAAACACCCTCGCCATAGAATATTATACACGCAGCTTAAAAATACGCGAAGAGCTGGGAGACAATGTTGGTATTGCTACGGCCTATAATAATATTGGCAGCATTTATTACGATTTGAAAGACATTAAGAAGGCCCGCGACTATTATAACAGAGGATTAAAAATAAGGGAACAAGTTGGAGATATACGAGGGCAAGCCATGTCGTTTTACAATCTAGGAAAAACCTACCATGATGAAGCAGACTACAAAACAGCCATTGAATTATATGAGAAAGGTTTAAAAATTGCCAAAGAATCAGAAGCTGTACTTCATATGAGCCACCTCAGTTTTGCTTTATTTAAATGCTACAAACAAACGGGGCGCTATAAAGAATCACTTGCCATGCATGAGCTGTATACGCAAATGAATGATAGCATGCAAAGTGAGAACAGCCAAAGAGAAGTAATGCAGCAGGAAATGCAGTCGGCTTACGAAAAGCAAAAAGCATTGGACGAAAAAGAACGCGAGAAAGAAATTGCCATTGCTGCAGAACAAAAACAAAAACAAAACATTATTCTCTACAGCACTGCTGGTGGATTGATTCTGGTGATCCTCTTTTCGCTATTTGTAATCAATCGTTTGCGTATTACCAGAAAACAGAAAACCATTATTGAAGAACAAAAGAACATTGTGGATGAAAAGCAAAAAGAAATATTGGATAGCATCCAATATGCCAAACGTATTCAGCAATCATTGTTGCCGAATGAGAACTACATACACAAAAATCTGAAACGGTTGTTAAAGGATAAAAAGACTTAA